The sequence TCCTGAAGATGAGCATAAAACCCAGGGCAAACTGAATCGTCATCATGCAAAACATGAACCCACTCACCTCTACTTAAAGAGATTCCAACATTCATGTTATTTGTAGATCCAATATTTTCGGAATTGCGATAGTAATCAACTATTCCTCCAGCCAAAGAATCAATCAATTCATGCAGAGGTGATGTACCAGCATTATCTATCACCAAAATTTCCATATCTGCTTGCCCCTGCCATTGCAAAAGCACGTTGGCAAGACATTCAAGAATGTAATCGTTGCGTTTATATATTGGAATTACTACAGTCCAAAAGGGTCGTGGTTTTTCCGGTTCTGTTAGAGGTGGAATGGCAGGAAACTCATACGCGCCTACTTTTACTTTCCCTTGAGTAATCGAAGGGGTTGTCTGTATAGTGCAATTCTGGTGATTTGAGATCCAAGCAGCATAATGGGGATTGAGCTTATTCAAACCCTGACGATATATAGAAATTGCCTCTGTTAGATTGTTTTGTACTTGGTAAATCTGACCTAAGCGATTGTAAATATCCCAGTTTTCAGAATTCAGTTTTAAAGCTTGATTATAAGATACAACAGCCTCTACATATTTTTGTTGCTCTTGCAATGCCACACCTAAGCTATAGCAAAATTCCCAATTATCTGGCTGTAAAACAATTGCTTGCTGATAATAAGCAATTGCATTATTAAAATCTCCTTTTTGCTGGCGCTCAAGACCTAATTGTTGATTCAATTGAGCGTAGTGGAATTTCATTCCTTCTGAAAGTTGGTCTTGAGCGTGTAAAATATTCCCCACATTTACATAGGCTTCCGTGCAGCTTGGTTGGATTTCCAGAGCTTTTTGATAAGATGCGATCGCCTTATCTAATTCACCCAAGTTTTGCAATGCATAACCAAGGTTATTATGTAGTGGTGCAGTATTGCAACCAGCGGTTAGAGCTTTTTCATAAGCATCTACAGCTAGAGGAAATTCCGATTGGGATTGATAGTAGTTACCAAGAACAAACCAGTTTCTGAAAGCGTTTGGCTGTACTCGTACAACTGCTTCTAAAAAATTCTTAGCATTTGCAGACTCACCTTTTTGTAATTTGAGTAAGCCTAATCCGTATAAAGCATCAGGCTGTTCTGGTTCAACTTCTAATACCCGATGATATATTTTTTCTGCTTGATTTAACCGATTAGTAGAAGAATATTCAACTGCTGTTTTTAAGGCTTCTGAAATGGTTGCCATAGTCGAAGTTTTTGATAAAAATTTATTTGATAGAATTTAGGACTTACGCACTCGTCAGGGAAAATAAGGCTTTGCGATGTCCGCACCTTCGGTGAATACTATCTCCCTCCGGCAGACGCTCTACTAACGCACAGCGAATAATGACGTTAACAGGTAGTCCGTGCGTAAATCCTATTTTGGTATCACGCAGCACCTGCCACTTATGATAATTGCCTAAATCCTAAGAATTTATATATAACTATCCGGTTTAACTGCTCAAAGTTGGGAATGGAAAATAAAGGCTAACTTTTTTCAAAATTGTCAAAAAAGAACACTGGGCTAATTAAGAGTATCAGCTTATACCTTTAAACCTTTTACAAGCAACCTAGAAATTAATTCATCTCGTAAAGCAGATAAATCATCTTGTTTTAGCCAAGAAAATAACTTTGTCACAGATTGTGGGGAATTATCAATTTTCAAAGCTTCTTGTATCAAAAGCAGTGCACCGGATATTTTGCCAGCTTTTAAAGGAATTATGGCATTATTTAGACACCAAGCAAAGTGATAATGTCTAGATTTTACAGTTATTTCATCAAGTAAATAGTTTTCGGAAACTTCTATAGCTCTGCGAATATCAGTTCCTTTCGATCCTGAAAGCGTAGAATCCGTTGTGATATTTTGAGAATGTTGGCGATAACGAGCTAAAATTTCTGGCTCATACCACAAATCATAAAAGGCACTAACCCGCTTATAAAATTCCCAATCGCCAGTATAATTAAGTTCGGGCAAATATCCTCCTAAGTGTTCGTAAGTCGAACGACGCACAACTACTGCGGGCATATTTAGTGGATTTGCAATTCCAATGCGCTCAACAAAATCTTTGGCTATTCCTCGCTCTTGCTTGTAAAGTTGTTGAGAAAAAATCACTTGTCCCTGCTCGTTGACATTTTCGTAGCCGGTGAAAGCCGCTCCTACAGAGGATGAAGTGTTTTCTAAAGATTCTTGAAGACGTTTATAAAATCCCGGAAGCACATAATCATCATCATGAAGTAAGTGAATCCAATGTCCTCGACTAATTGCAACTGCCGTATTAAAGTTTTTATATGCTCCCCTATTCTGGGAATTGCGATAGTACTGGATTATTCCGCCACCAAT comes from Rivularia sp. PCC 7116 and encodes:
- a CDS encoding tetratricopeptide repeat protein, producing the protein MATISEALKTAVEYSSTNRLNQAEKIYHRVLEVEPEQPDALYGLGLLKLQKGESANAKNFLEAVVRVQPNAFRNWFVLGNYYQSQSEFPLAVDAYEKALTAGCNTAPLHNNLGYALQNLGELDKAIASYQKALEIQPSCTEAYVNVGNILHAQDQLSEGMKFHYAQLNQQLGLERQQKGDFNNAIAYYQQAIVLQPDNWEFCYSLGVALQEQQKYVEAVVSYNQALKLNSENWDIYNRLGQIYQVQNNLTEAISIYRQGLNKLNPHYAAWISNHQNCTIQTTPSITQGKVKVGAYEFPAIPPLTEPEKPRPFWTVVIPIYKRNDYILECLANVLLQWQGQADMEILVIDNAGTSPLHELIDSLAGGIVDYYRNSENIGSTNNMNVGISLSRGEWVHVLHDDDSVCPGFYAHLQESLHNCPDSVGAACTGFEYVNENGKSACLGEISSGSPQNKGILQNWLSRIGVCGLVMTPSLVIRRTTHERLGGYSCEIPNINDWELHKRIAAFYDWWHEPEILARFRVHSHSETSESWNTGKMAIQVNQAIEISHSYLPVDKREEITAKARINNFNYCLRNAFIALNNGNLQATLTIIESALKIDRTPESIATLFNRLAQDDASSLREVVASRIIALDI